Below is a window of Paraburkholderia kururiensis DNA.
CGTCGAACTGTTTCAGGCGCCCACCTTCTACACGGCGCTCAAGAACAACCTGATCTGGCTCGTGCTGTTCCTGCTCGCGCCGCCTGCCGGGCTCGCGGTGGCGCTCTATCTGAACCAGCGCGTGGCGGGCATCCGCTTCGTGAAGTCGCTGTTCTTCGCGCCGTTCGTGCTCTCGGGCGTAGTGGTCGGGCTCGTGTTCTCGTGGTTCTACGATCCCACGTTCGGCCTGCTCGCGATGATGCTGGGCCACGGCGTGCCCGTGCTCGGCGACGCGCACTACGCGACCTTCGGCATCGTGTTCGCCGCGCTCTGGCCGCAAACGGCGTACTGCATGATCCTGTACCTCACGGGCCTCACGTCGCTCAACGCGGAGCAACTGGAAGCGGCGCGCATGGAAGGCGCGCGCGGTTGGTCGATGCTCTGGCACGTCGTGCTGCCGCAACTGCGGCCCACCACGTTCATGGCGATCGTGGTCACGGTGATCGGCGCGCTGCGCAGCTTCGACCTGATTTCCGTGATGACGGGCGGCGGCCCGTTCGAAAGCTCCACCGTGCTCGCGTATTACATGTACGACCAGGCCATCAAGTACTACCGTCTCGGCTACTCGGCGTCGATTGCCGTCGTGCTGTTCGCGATCATGCTCGTCTACATCGTGTGGCATCTGCGCCGGATGCTGCGCGCGGAACACTAAGGAGGCCGCCATGTATCCGCTGCCCGTCGAGAAATGGAAGCCCGTCAATCGCGGCCTCTACAAGCTCACGCTGCCCGTTGCGCTCGTCATCTGGCTCTTGCCGATGATCGCGGTGCTCGTCACTTCCGTGCGTTCTTCCGAGGAACTCAGCGAAGGCAACTACTGGGGGTGGCCGAAGCACATCACGCTGCTCGACAACTATCGTGAAGCGCTGACCACGTCGCCGATGCTTCACTACTTCTGGAACAGCGTGCTCATCACGGTGCCGGCGGCCGTGGGCGCCATCGCACTGGCCGCGATGGCGGGCTTCGCGCTGGCCACCTATCGCTTTCGCGGCAACACGGCGCTCTTCGCAACCTTCGTTGCGGGCAACTTCGTGCCCATCCAGGTGCTGATGATTCCGGTGCGCGACCTGTCGCTCGCGTTGGGCGTCTTCAACACCGTGCAGGGCTTGATCCTCTTTCACACGGCATTTCAGACCGGCTTCTGCACGCTGTTCCTGCGCAACTTCATCAAGCAGTTGCCGTTCGAGCTGATCGAGGCGGCGCGCATCGAGGGCGCGGGCGAGTGGACGGTGTTCTTTCGCATCGTGCTGCCGCTGATCCGGCCCGCGCTCGCGGCGCTCGGCATTCTCGTCTTCACGTTCGTCTGGAACGACTACTTCTGGGCGCTCTGCCTCACGCAGGGCGACGACGCAGCGCCCATCACGGTCGGCGTGGCCGCGCTCAAGGGCCAATGGACGACGGCCTGGAACCTCGTGTCGGCGGGCTCGGTGCTCGCGGCGCTGCCTTCGGTAGCGATGTTCTTCGCCATGCAGAAGCACTTCGTGGCGGGGCTCACGTTTGGGGCGACGAAGGGGTAGCGGCAGCGATTTCTCTCTGGCAAGGGTTGCCCGCGTCAGCGGGCTTTTTTTGCGCCTCGCTTTTGCGCTGTGGGGCGCACGCACAGTCTGATCCCCCACCGTTAAGAAAGCGGTAAGGAACCCTGCCGAACATGGGAAGCATCCACTGGGAGACCCCACGATGCCGACCTTCCGAAGTCCTCACCCATCGCACGTGATGCGCCGGCTGCGTAGCGGCACGGGCATCGCGACCGTCGCTGCCATCGCTAGCCTCACCGCCGCCACGCTTTCCGTGCCGGCGCATGCCGAGACCCCGGCGCAAATCCTCAGCGGCTACACC
It encodes the following:
- a CDS encoding carbohydrate ABC transporter permease codes for the protein MYPLPVEKWKPVNRGLYKLTLPVALVIWLLPMIAVLVTSVRSSEELSEGNYWGWPKHITLLDNYREALTTSPMLHYFWNSVLITVPAAVGAIALAAMAGFALATYRFRGNTALFATFVAGNFVPIQVLMIPVRDLSLALGVFNTVQGLILFHTAFQTGFCTLFLRNFIKQLPFELIEAARIEGAGEWTVFFRIVLPLIRPALAALGILVFTFVWNDYFWALCLTQGDDAAPITVGVAALKGQWTTAWNLVSAGSVLAALPSVAMFFAMQKHFVAGLTFGATKG
- a CDS encoding carbohydrate ABC transporter permease; its protein translation is MSHSITRQSVQPVPGGPASGLPPSSASRGDAGGKPSRRPSPTARRQRRAALLFLAPACAMVAVYVIWPILSTLSLSFYSWDGMSERTFVGLANYVELFQAPTFYTALKNNLIWLVLFLLAPPAGLAVALYLNQRVAGIRFVKSLFFAPFVLSGVVVGLVFSWFYDPTFGLLAMMLGHGVPVLGDAHYATFGIVFAALWPQTAYCMILYLTGLTSLNAEQLEAARMEGARGWSMLWHVVLPQLRPTTFMAIVVTVIGALRSFDLISVMTGGGPFESSTVLAYYMYDQAIKYYRLGYSASIAVVLFAIMLVYIVWHLRRMLRAEH